In a genomic window of Narcine bancroftii isolate sNarBan1 chromosome 7, sNarBan1.hap1, whole genome shotgun sequence:
- the LOC138739584 gene encoding magnesium transporter NIPA1-like, translated as MEQGVASSVGLAIAVLSSFMNGSTFVLQRKGILRAESRGASYLTELIWWTGTFGMGLGQIGNFLAYNTAPAALVTPLGALGVPFGSLLASYMLQEKLNLLGKLGCLLSCAGSVVLVIHAPKTDNITSRVQLEEKLLDPVFLGYVCIVLALLVLLIFWIAPAHGSTNILTYIGICSLLGTFTVPSSKGIGLAAQDAFSGSLLNQRALCLCIILLLTLVCSIFLQFIYINKALQYFDSSLFGAVYYVVFTVLVTLASGILFQEWSDVTFVNFLGMLCGFITVSVGIILLQVFKEFSISATDLRKVTSKKH; from the exons ATGGAGCAAGGTGTAGCCAGTTCTGTGGGACTTGCCATCGCTGTGTTATCCAGCTTCATGAATGGCTCCACTTTCGTTCTGCAGAGGAAAGGCATCCTTCGTGCTGAGAGCAGAG GAGCTTCCTATTTGACGGAATTAATTTGGTGGACTGGAACTTTCGGAA TGGGACTAGGTCAAATAGGAAATTTCTTGGCCTATAACACCGCTCCTGCTGCATTAGTGACTCCATTAGGAGCCCTTGGTGTGCCATTTGG TTCACTCTTAGCTTCTTACATGTTGCAAGAGAAACTAAACTTGTTGGGCAAACTGGGATGTCTCCTGAGCTGTGCAGGATCGGTTGTGCTGGTCATCCATGCTCCGAAGACAGATAATATAACATCAAGGGTGCAACTTGAAGAGAAACTTTTAGATCCAG TGTTTCTTggatatgtctgcattgtcctaGCACTCCTTGTATTGCTAATCTTCTGGATTGCACCTGCCCATGGTTCTACCAACATTCTAACCTACATTGGTATTTGCTCATTACTGGGGACCTTCACCGTGCCCAGCAGTAAAGGCATTGGCTTGGCTGCTCAAGATGCATTTAGCGGCAGTCTGTTAAATCAAAGGGCCCTGTGCCTTTGTATAATTCTGCTGCTCACACTGGTTTGCAGTATTTTTCTTCAGTTTATCTACATTAACAAGGCACTGCAGTACTTTGATTCCTCCCTGTTTGGTGCTGTCTACTATGTGGTTTTCACAGTTTTAGTCACATTAGCGTCTGGAATCCTCTTCCAGGAGTGGAGTGATGTCACTTTTGTCAACTTTCTTGGAATGCTGTGTGGATTTATCACCGTTTCTGTTGGGATCATCCTACTGCAGGTGTTCAAGGAATTCAGCATCTCTGCAACCGACTTGAGAAAAGTCACGTCAAAGAAGCACTGA